From one Nothobranchius furzeri strain GRZ-AD chromosome 2, NfurGRZ-RIMD1, whole genome shotgun sequence genomic stretch:
- the stx7l gene encoding syntaxin-7 isoform X1, which yields MAYQMGSPEDPMALVQNISSNIQRITVLTSDMQRLVSLLGTEQDTSQLRHTLQQKQQQGNNLAKETDKLMKAFTALPIGPDQRQRKLQKERLLNDFSAALNSFQRTQRQAAEREREYVARVRASSRVSSGGQPEDSFGNAPQNYSQVQAQTEAFNEEDLRLIQERESAIRQLESDITDINDIFKDLGMMVHEQGDMIDSIEANVETADNCVQNASQQLTQAASYQQSHRKKICILLIVGAVGIVVIGLIIWGAVKQ from the exons ATGGCCTACCAGATGGGGAGTCCAGAAGACCCCATGGCTTTGGTCCAGAACATCAGTTCCAACATCCAGAGGATCACTGTTCTga CCTCTGATATGCAAAGATTGGTGTCTCTTCTGGGAACGGAGCAGGACACCAGCCAGCTAAGACACACGCT TCAACAGAAACAGCAGCAAGGCAACAACCTGGCAAAGGAGACCGACAAACTGATGAAGGCCTTCACTGCTCTTCCCATCGGCCCTGATCAG CGACAAAGGAAACTACAGAAAGAGCGTTTGCTAAATGACTTCTCGGCCGCGCTGAACAGCTTCCAGAGGACACAGAGGCAGGCggcagagagagaaagggagtaTGTGGCCAGAGTCAGAGCCAGCTCCAGGGTCTCGTCA gGAGGTCAGCCTGAAGACAGTTTTGGAAATGCACCCCAGAA TTACTCTCAGGTTCAGGCTCAGACCGAGGCTTTCAACGAAGAAGACCTGAGGCTGATCCAGGAGAGGGAGTCGGCCATCAGGCAGCTGGAG TCTGACATCACAGACATTAACGACATCTTCAAGGACCTGGGCATGATGGTCCATGAGCAGGGAGACATGATAG ACAGTATAGAAGCCAATGTGGAGACTGCAGATAACTGTGTGCAGAATGCCTCGCAGCAGCTGACACAAGCTGCAAGCTACCAG CAAAGCCACAGAAAGAAGATCTGCATCCTGCTGATCGTGGGGGCCGTAGGCATAGTTGTAATAGGACTCATCATCTGGGGAGCTGTCAAACAATGA
- the stx7l gene encoding syntaxin-7 isoform X2 yields the protein MSAELFPWDNRCKVFILQPKMWHGGSSLFNTSFEEETLGGVSQQKQQQGNNLAKETDKLMKAFTALPIGPDQRQRKLQKERLLNDFSAALNSFQRTQRQAAEREREYVARVRASSRVSSGGQPEDSFGNAPQNYSQVQAQTEAFNEEDLRLIQERESAIRQLESDITDINDIFKDLGMMVHEQGDMIDSIEANVETADNCVQNASQQLTQAASYQQSHRKKICILLIVGAVGIVVIGLIIWGAVKQ from the exons atgtctgctgaacttttccCCTGGGACAAccgatgtaaagttttcatcctacaaccaAAAATGTGGCacggaggaagctcgttatttaatacgagttttgaagaagaaactctgggcggtgtgag TCAACAGAAACAGCAGCAAGGCAACAACCTGGCAAAGGAGACCGACAAACTGATGAAGGCCTTCACTGCTCTTCCCATCGGCCCTGATCAG CGACAAAGGAAACTACAGAAAGAGCGTTTGCTAAATGACTTCTCGGCCGCGCTGAACAGCTTCCAGAGGACACAGAGGCAGGCggcagagagagaaagggagtaTGTGGCCAGAGTCAGAGCCAGCTCCAGGGTCTCGTCA gGAGGTCAGCCTGAAGACAGTTTTGGAAATGCACCCCAGAA TTACTCTCAGGTTCAGGCTCAGACCGAGGCTTTCAACGAAGAAGACCTGAGGCTGATCCAGGAGAGGGAGTCGGCCATCAGGCAGCTGGAG TCTGACATCACAGACATTAACGACATCTTCAAGGACCTGGGCATGATGGTCCATGAGCAGGGAGACATGATAG ACAGTATAGAAGCCAATGTGGAGACTGCAGATAACTGTGTGCAGAATGCCTCGCAGCAGCTGACACAAGCTGCAAGCTACCAG CAAAGCCACAGAAAGAAGATCTGCATCCTGCTGATCGTGGGGGCCGTAGGCATAGTTGTAATAGGACTCATCATCTGGGGAGCTGTCAAACAATGA
- the stx7l gene encoding syntaxin-7 isoform X3, producing the protein MAYQMGSPEDPMALVQNISSNIQRITVLTSDMQRLVSLLGTEQDTSQLRHTLQQKQQQGNNLAKETDKLMKAFTALPIGPDQRQRKLQKERLLNDFSAALNSFQRTQRQAAEREREYVARVRASSRVSSGGQPEDSFGNAPQNYSQVQAQTEAFNEEDLRLIQERESAIRQLESDITDINDIFKDLGMMVHEQGDMIGRVSVHNDGGFPPDT; encoded by the exons ATGGCCTACCAGATGGGGAGTCCAGAAGACCCCATGGCTTTGGTCCAGAACATCAGTTCCAACATCCAGAGGATCACTGTTCTga CCTCTGATATGCAAAGATTGGTGTCTCTTCTGGGAACGGAGCAGGACACCAGCCAGCTAAGACACACGCT TCAACAGAAACAGCAGCAAGGCAACAACCTGGCAAAGGAGACCGACAAACTGATGAAGGCCTTCACTGCTCTTCCCATCGGCCCTGATCAG CGACAAAGGAAACTACAGAAAGAGCGTTTGCTAAATGACTTCTCGGCCGCGCTGAACAGCTTCCAGAGGACACAGAGGCAGGCggcagagagagaaagggagtaTGTGGCCAGAGTCAGAGCCAGCTCCAGGGTCTCGTCA gGAGGTCAGCCTGAAGACAGTTTTGGAAATGCACCCCAGAA TTACTCTCAGGTTCAGGCTCAGACCGAGGCTTTCAACGAAGAAGACCTGAGGCTGATCCAGGAGAGGGAGTCGGCCATCAGGCAGCTGGAG TCTGACATCACAGACATTAACGACATCTTCAAGGACCTGGGCATGATGGTCCATGAGCAGGGAGACATGATAG gCAGAGTTTCTGTTCACAACGACGGGGGGTTTCCACCGGATACGTAA